The Arachis ipaensis cultivar K30076 chromosome B03, Araip1.1, whole genome shotgun sequence region AAAATGGACAAGCCTTATAAGCTTAAGCTTAACATGTTTGCTGACTTGACCAATGATGAATTTAGAAGCTCCTATGCCGGATCAAGGATTGATCACCATAGAAGGTTCCATGGGACACTAAGAGGGGCAAAAGAAACATTCATGTATGAGAATGTTAAGGATGTTCCTGATTCTGTGGATTGGAGGCAGAAAGGTGCTGTTACTCCTGTCAAGAATCAAGCCAAATGTGGTAAGCTATAATACTCACTATTACTCACTAATCATATTCTCTTCTTATATTATATGTTCATGGACATCTTTCATCTAGGActggcaattcataccctatCCGCGGGTACCCAATCCGGTCTAACTCGTTCGGGTACCCTACCCGCaccacatattttataaaaatctctCTATATAGTGAAAGAAATAAGAGTTGAACCCACAACCtctcttatgtaatgacttataataagtgaacaaccactaaactagttagttaatttagtaatttagagcattagttttttattttttatgttattaatatgtataaaatttgaaataattgaattttatatttacttcgaaaaaatttgatatttccgcgggtagggtagggttgggtagggtttagaattttagggtgcgggtagggttagggttgagatagggtagaattttaataaaattttcaacccgcgggtagggttagggtccctaccctacccattgccagccctactTTCATCTGAGCAAAAATCGAGGCTCTTCTATGACATTTTTTCTTGAAGATAATGTTGCTGCTTATGTCTGTCTGTTACAGGTAGTTGCTGGGCGTTTTCGACCATTGCAGCGGTCGAAGGAATCAACCAAATCAAGACAGGAAAGTTAGTATCATTGTCTGAACAAGAACTTGTGGATTGTGACAATGCAATCAATCAAGGGTGCAATGGTGGCCTAATGGTGTATGCTTTCAAGTACATCAAAGAAAAGGGTGGCATAACAACAGAGGAGAACTACCCTTATAAAGCAGTAAAAGGATCATGTGACACATTAAAGGTGAAAATCTTATGCTaaactttttttctttctttttaaaaccAAGACAATAATAATTGGCTAATAACTAGAGAAGCTTTAAAATGATGCTGTAATTCATTCATGTTGCAGGCTAATGATAAAGCCGTGTCTATCGATGGCCACGAGACTGTCCCTGCGAACGACGAAGGTGCGTTGCTTAAAGCCGTCGCGAACCAGCCTGTGTCTGTAGCCATAGATGCCATGGGCTATGATATGCAGTTCTACAAAGAGGTAAGGGACTAGTTTCACCTAATGCAAAGTAAAACTTGTTCAAAGATTTGTAATCTACACTTTAATTTAGTGCTTAAACAAAATTAAAGTCTTCTAATATCAGATTATAACACTTTAATGATAGATAAAACTGTTATAAGTTGAAAATCTTTGGAAAGACTAATTCTTACTCTAGAATTACAGCAGGCACTGATGTAATTATCAGATTAGACTGCGTACATTACACTTTTTGGGTGCGGTTCTTCTCTGAACCCTGCGTTTTTTgctaataattaattaacattaCAGGGAGTATACAACGGAACTTGTACCACACATCTAAACCATGGTGTGACCGCAGTTGGGTACGGCGTAACCAACGACGGAACCAAGTATTGGATTGTTAAGAATTCATGGGGGGATAAATGGGGAGAACAGGGTTACTTCAGAATACAAAGGGGAGTAACTCAGAAGGAAGGACAATGTGGCATAAATATGTTGGCTTCATACCCAATCAAAAACTCCTCTGCTAACCCAACAGGATCTTCATCTTTTCCCATTGATGAACTTTGATTTGAATAACTTTACCCTTTGGAATTTAAGACCTTTTCATCAGTTCATGGTTGTTGTTCTTGTTGTTTTCTTGTGTGTTAGGAATTtgcaataatagtaataataatcaaTTAGGATTATAACATTTTCATATGCTGATGTAACCTTCCAGACATTGAGGCTTGTGTCACAAGCAAATAAGAATTTCAAATTTGAAAGTTCTAACAGTAAGCTGCAATTATTCCATGGAAAGAGTTTGTTTCGAAAAAGTGGTATGTTTTcgcttttaattttttagttaagaattttgttttttgaatggaGCGACTTCATATGACATTAACACTAAGCAGAACTAAGTGTCATTACACTCAGCTACATGGATCAAACGACACTAACATAGTAGGAAGAAGTTTTTCGACTGTCATGCAAATATTCAAGCCAAAACTGGCACTCATGTCTGCAAAAAATTATAGCTTTTATTTCAATTTGGTTCCTTGCAATTTCTCATGTAAGTTGGTTTAAACTTTTATTCATCTAAATATGATATCTTATAGCTTTTAACATAATTGTTTGCAATTGTTCAAACCAAACCAAGACCAGCAAATTTGCAAGAAACAAACATAAACATTTACACAAATCAAGTTTGTATTACATTATTAACAACAGTAACAAGAGAGTCTTATCACATTGTTAGCTACATGAATCAGACAACgttatcaacttttatttttcaaGATAACATACCATGCTTTTAGAATTGACGGCGGATAGAAAACTAGAACTGTAACTTGCTTCACAAGTCATTGATTCATTCATTTCAACCATAGCACCTTATGGGATCATTGCAACCCTTTTCAGCAGATTGCTTGAGGCCTCTACCACCACCTTTCTCCAGATACTGCTGATGGTATTCCTCTGCTCTGTAGAACCTCTTTGCTGGAAGAATTTCTGTGACAATCTTGCCCTTAAATTCTGATTGCTTAGCTTCTTTTGATTCTTGGGCTAAACGAGCTTGAGTTTCATTGTAGTAGTATATTCCTGATCTATATTGTGCACCCACATCATTGCCCTGAAATATATCCATATGCAAAAAAATCACACACATGTCATATTAGTAGATTTCTGCAAGTTAAATTGGTTCCAACAGTAATGTGACATGCAAATCTTTAGGGAAACAAGGCACTCGTATTTTTTCATTGATTTCTCATGGTATTCTCCAGTTCGACAGAACAAAGACTAATTTGCTGCTGTCGCTAGTAAATGGATTCTTGCATACACAATACAGAATCCAAAACTTCAACATCTGTTTATGCAAACTAGTGAACTAACCACTCCACCAACCATGTTAATTCAAAGCACTTGTATTTGAGCCGTAGGTGTGAAGTTAATTTTTATATTGCATTGTTATGGTTTTAGTAGATTTTTCTACAAGCTAAATTAGTTCCAATAGTTATGTGGCATGCAAATCTTTAAGAAATCAAGGCACTTGTCTTCTTTGATTGATTTCTTGCGGATGGTCTACCTTGACAAGCTAAGAAGTAATCCATCATTGCAGATATTGTCTCCATTTAAAAGTCTATAGCTATGGCTTGTCACTGGTCAATGGTTTCTATATACACAACGCAGAATTCGAACCCTCAACACTCATCTAATCTAAATTGGATTAAGACACTCGTATTTGAAGCATAGGTGTGAAGATAATAAACTGTAAATTCAAAAGAAGTCAAACCATATCTTTTGGCAAATTTAacatgagtttaattttgatacctGACCGTGTATAGTGTTATATGGAGTCCTACAACGATATCTATTCTTTTAGATGACAATTCATGCGATTATTGTAAAGGATAAATATTTTTAGAGTACTGCTAGGGAGCCAATAGCCTAACCATCCAAATACTAGAGATAACTAagctgattttggggttcaccaaggatcgaactcttgacctttcggatctagaactctaataccatatcatgaaaccactcatcccaaaagcgtaaCCTTGAGAGGACAATataacactaatgatcatatctctaatacttgaAAATCCTCCATTGTACACCTCCTACGCTTATTCATATTTTTACTATGTGGCTTTACGTGAATCACATGTAAAACTATCTTAGACCGaaagtacatcaaaattaaattcatttaaCATACGCAAAATCTTAATTAACACTTGAAAACAAGAACAAAGCTAAAAAGATATTAGAGACCTGGCGATTGAGTGAAGTAGGGTCATGGCGAGACCAAAAGAGATCCAAGAGGGCGTTGTAGGTGCAGAGTTTGGGATCGAACTGCACGCGAACGACTTCGACATGGTTGGTGGTTCCGGTGCAGACCTGCTTGTAAGTGGGATCATGGGAGTGACCCTGCGTGTAACCAACCTCAGTTTTGACCACACCAACCACTCTCTGAAACGCAAGCTCCACCCCCCAGAAACAACCCGCTCCGAACTCTGCAAACTCGTGATCCGGGTTTTCCGGTTTATCTGTATCCGGGTCATGGGCCGGGTTCTGCCCTGTGCTTGATGCCATTCTTATTCAGTTATTCGTAATACGGCGTGCTTCTTCTCACTTCCTTTGTGAGTAACTGCGAATCTCGGTTGACTTTTATAGCTGCGTTTAGCTTCATAAAAAACACCATTTATTTTTTGGAAAGTACCAAGAGCCAATAGAATTtctatttgtataatgtgtataCGGAGTATTAGACatataactattagtgttacttttttcttgaaacttttgagatgagtggtatcatgacatggtattagagcgctagattCGAAGGGTCAAGAGTTTGATCTTTGATGAACCTCAAAATAAATTTAAACTTttggaagatgtttattatccctagtattCGGATggatatttattttgtaactcaatagtccattgtctccctagcgggatccTTTATTTTTTGGATGGACAAACTTTTAACTTTTNNNNNNNNNNNNNNNNNNNNNNNNNNNNNNNNNNNNNNNNNNNNNNNNNNNNNNNNNNNNNNNNNNNNNNNNNNNNNNNNNNNNNNNNNNNNNNNNNNNNNNNNNNNNNNNNNNNNNNNNNNNNNNNNNNNNNNNNNNNNNNNNNNNNNNNNNNNNNNNNNNNNNNNNNNNNNNNNNNNNNNNNNNNNNNNNNTTTGTatcctttattttttattttattattatttttattaatttttttaattatattttttatttttactttattattaaaTCAAAGTGAAAACTCACTTACAGTTGGATAAAAATTGTGAGAttgtttgactgatttgactaaattgtgATTTAACGATTTTTAACTATTTCTTTTTTTGGTTTCTCACTGTATCCCTCAACTCGACAGGTCAAGGATTAATCTGTCGTGGATCTGAGTTCCATTTATTAAGAGTCTGCCGCTTGCCAATAAGTTACTGCATGCACAAAGGCGATATTCGAACTTCTGACACTTACATGCACACGAAGACAACTACGTATGAATTTCTaccttaaataaaatataaaaacatttacttttgtatttttattctTTGAATTTTATTCTCAATATAATGTATTATTCTATTCTCATAATTAGATGATAGTATTGATATAAGAAATtagttttatatttataaaaattaatgaattattaTTTTTACTCATAAAACTTAAGAACGTTGAGAAATCAATGAAGAGATTTACTCTCTAATCATAAAAAAGTTGTGTATCAAATAAGATAGTATGCGAATGATTAATAAAAATGGTATGAAATAATAAGTATAATGAATAGTAGTAATATGAGTAGATTACATGTTGAACGTGGCATTTGAATGGAATGAAGAGGGTGAACAACACCAACAAAATTGGTCTGATACATGCATGAATAATTGTGGATACAGTTTAGTCAACCTGACTCGAAAGTCTTCCAACCCCATTGCACCACAAAATAGGAATGGCAGAAccaaatcaataataataatgggtaagcatttttcaaaattagtataaattttatattttattttttaataaatacatgaAAACAGCTATTTGGGTTTTCATTGACTACCAAAAAATCACCAATATTAATATACTTTTTCTCTTCAATTTCATTAATTAAAATGAAAGGTTCAGCTTTGTTTGTACAAATATGCTTTCACTATAAAATGTGATTATACAAAGCTTTtgagtagttttttttttaaataaattttgtaATCATATACATTTTCACAATTTCTCAAAAACATAATACTATTTTTTTTCATGATATTTTTCAATTCGATAGATAATGGCTAATAACTCATTGCAGATCAAAGTTCTATTTAAAGATTTGCTGCTAACCAATGAGTTATAGTATGTATAAAACCGAATTTAAACCTGTATTTAAATGAATTAGTTAGCTAAACATAATACTAATTATTAACTACAAGCCAATAACCAGTCACCCCAAGATACAATAGTGAGTACATCCTTGACGTAGCCCAGTTCCTTCCTGTCATAAATTATGGCCCATTTCTGCAAAAATTACAAAAGAATCTacttgaaggaaaaaaaaaaccctaaaagagCTGAGCCATTGAATTTAAAGTAACTTGGAGGTTCCAACCGTCTACtacaaattcttaaataaaattttgattcgtgataaattagtttttaacaaGCTAAATTAAAAGATATTCTAAAAATTCAAAGATAAAAAaactttaaaatcttttaatttaatgtctttttatactaaaaacataTCCTTAATTTGATAAAATGAAATACTTATAActtatttatttaagaaaaaaaaacacataactataattattttacaaaatttggaaagaaaagaggaaaaattttacaaataaaaaatatacacagAGTATCTCACATTAGTTAAGTACAGATTTTCATTAATataattaacataaaaaaaaaacttgtgaTGGAGGATTATTGTTTGTGATCCCCCTAAAATTTGTTGAACCCACACTTGGTGTTTGAGAGTGACAAAGATGACATGGCTTTGGCTGAAGCCACCTTCCTCACAAGTAGTCTCCATCTTCCATCatctttcctcttctcttcttgcCTCTTCAATTCAATTTGTCTTCATATTAATAAACATCAAAGTTATTTAAACTCAGACCACTGAATAGAAAATTCCAAGTGTAAGACAAGACAATCATCCTATGGTATTAGAATAAAACAAGACAGTGACAATGCAATATGTGCTTAATTATTGGATTAAAATGGTCATTAAAAGATTTTATGGTCGTTAATTTGGTGGTAAAAAAATCAATATtttaaattagtctctaaaaaatataataataaattaaattggtCTTTTTTAGATAATGACGTATCACAAAATAATAATGTCANNNNNNNNNNNNNNNNNNNNNNNNNAAAGAATTAaatccctaaacactaaacctcaTTTTATTCTACTTTTTTAACATATCTATTCGATACAtatacatattaaaaaaaataataattactaattagTGTATATTTATAAAAATGCACTCTTATTATTAATACAATTatgtataaataaaataatatataataaattaattttaaatcttttaccTGCAAAGAGGGACCTTGCAGGAATCATGGTGATGGCAAATGGAGGAGTGAAGTCTAAAGAGCTGCCACATGCGCTTGCACCTCATGCAGCCTCCACTATTCCCCTTCGTACACGTGGCAAAGTGTTGTATCAAAGCTTGCATCCCCTGACACGTTTCACCAAACTTGGTGCATGGTTCTCTCCCCTTTCGAAGTTCCACATCGTAGGGCCCCACATTGGTGCACCCTTCCGTACAAATGTGTTCCAAACACTCCATTGCTTCACTCAGTTGCATGTACACCTTCTCTTGTCTTTTTCTCATCATCAATCTCTTCTTTCTCTGTGAAATATCaaccaaaatattatatattattaaataatttaacatatttatTGGTAAAAATTTAGTTGGAATCGACTTCATTGTGAAATCGATAGTTAAGAACCGTCatatgatttgactgatttgactacaTTTTTATTTAACGTCTTTTCGATTATCAATTTCACGTAAAATCAACTGTACTAAATTGTTATAACGGAAAGCagagtttgaatttgatttacgTTATCGTTGTCGTCAAGAAGACAGAGGATATCTAGCTCGAGGGCAGGGTCATGGTTCTGCAAGAATCTCCATCCCTCACTTCTCTCCACCTTCTTGAACCGATCATCCACCAACTTCACGCACTTGAGATAAAGATCCGGTGCGTCGCAGAGCCGCGACAGTTGCAACACGTCCACCACGCTCTCCTCTGTCACGTGCTCCCCCACTGCTTTCACGCTCCTTTTCTTCAGCTCCGGCACCGCGTACACGTGCGATAGTGCTAGAAGGTGCATTCCGTACTTCTCCATCTCCTCCTCCCTGCACCTGCATCATTACCTCCAATTGAAACATCAATTGCTCATTCATTtctcttttataaaatttaacgTGAAGTTGATAGTGGACATTAGATGacattttaataaagaaaaaatttaggggtggcaactttgttaaattttggccagtATGTAACCcagtaaaaaaaatgaattattgaatgaaatctcacaccattaaaattatcattaatgactatttgatgactataaatcacaaaaattacttgACCCTAGTATTTCTCTTTAATAAAATCtgtcaaattatttaacaatttttagCTATTAATTTCACTTTAAATCAACTGCACTCGAGTTTCTGTCTTATTTGGTATACAAACCTGAAGGAGTAGAGGAAGCGTAGGAAGGCAATGACAGCGCGGTACGGAACGCCGgagattttgatgattttgttggACATTATGATGTTCTCTAAAACCGGGGATGCCGAAGCCTTTGGGATTGATATAAACAATTGATGAATTTGACATTTGATTATTCCATAATGATAATGGAAATAGAATATAATGATATAGGAAACTTACCAAGATGCTAGCATGAACTGGAATGGGTGTTGAGACAGAAGTGTATAGGTAAAGGTCGGGTTCTGGTAAGACCCGGGAGGTAGTCATAAACGTATCCATGAATTATTTTCCTTGCTTcagtttattatattattatagttTGAGAGTTGAAAGTGAttactattttgaatttttgatataTGAATAAGAGTTAGAAGAGTGGAGGGATGAATATTTGGGAATAAGGGTTATATTTATAGAAGGCACCTAACTCTGTGGAAGAGGCAAATGGGTTTAAActttaaataatgaaatatttgaTATGtcattatttttatgtaaagttAATAGTAGAAATTTTGGTACAGTTAAATTTATgtgaagttaatagttgagaGTCGCTTGATTAAATTATCATATAACAACTCTCATTTATTAACTTCATATAAAGTTAATTGCACTTAAGTTTTCACCAAAATTAATGGTTAaagatattaaataataatttaatcaaatatatcaaattattttataatttttaacaaTTTCTCATAAAAATAACTGTATATaaattttcatatttatttaaataaactaataaattaactatttcaccatccaaattaatttgaaaaCTTTGTTATGTGAACAAAGACAACTAGACAAGGCCACAACACAACGATGTTTTTGTGCAAGTTGGCAAATTGGCACTAACAAAgtaataataaaaacaatcccgctacgttaccaacaataTTTCTGTCAACTTCTATCAACTCTTATTTATGACTATATTTAATGAAAGTATCTTtatagatgtgtctaataaaaatatattttttggatgtgtctctttaNNNNNNNNNNNNNNNNNNNNNNNNNNNNNNNNNNNNNNNNNNNNNNNNNNNNNNNNNNNNNNNNNNNNNNNNNNNNNNNNNNNNNNNNNNNNNNNNNNNNNNNNNNNNNNNNNNNNNNNNNNNNNNNNNNNNNNNNNNNNNNNNNNNNNNNNNNNNNNNNNNNNNNNNNNNNNNNNNNNNNNNNNNNNNNNNNNNNNNNNNNNNNNNNNNNNNNNNNNNNNNNNNNNNNNNNNNNNNNNNNNNNNNNNNNNNNNNNNNNNNNNNNNNNNNNNNNNNNNNNNNNNNNNNNNNNNNNNNNNNNNNNNNNNNNNNNNNNNNNNNNNNNNNNNNNNNNNNNNNNNNNNNNNNNNNNNNNNNNNNNNNNNNNNNNNNNNNNNNNNNNNNNNNNNNNNNNNNNNNNNNNNNNNNNNNNNNNNNNNNNNNNNNNNNNNNNNNNNNNNNNNNNNNNNNNNNNNNNNNNNNNNNNNNNNNNNNNNNNNNNNNNNNNNNNNNNNNNNNNNNNNNNNNNNNNNNNNNNNNNNNNNNNNNNNNNNNNNNNNNNNNNNNNNNNNNNNNNNNNNNNNNNNNNNNNNNNNNNNNNNNNNNNNNNNNNNNNNNNNNNNNNNNNNNNNNNNNNNNNNNNNNNNNNNNNNNNNNNNNNNNNNNNNNNNNNNNNNNNNNNNNNNNNNNNNNNNNNNNNNNNNNNNNNNNNNNNNNNNNNNNNNNNNNNNNNNNNNNTAACATatgtttaaaaaataataaataattattattgacaataaattgacaaataatatattagtaccctatactttttctaATAAAAAATGTTACATGGATAAACCATCCCTTTGATCAAGGTTTAAATGGCTCTTCGGGGTAAACAAGAGTCTCCCTAATTAAACAATTAACAACTagtcacaaaacaaaaaaaattaacaacaattaattaacaataattaacaaaacTCACCCTTTGCCTGTTCTCATCCATTCCAACATTCCATGTCATCAGAGAGGGTATGAACTATACACTCAAAATTCAAGAAGAAAAAACcgaaattttatataaaattaaaaaaataaattaagtacgtaaaatataaaattataataaaattattagaactaataaaaattttataaaattaatttatttatttaaaatcatAATATTAGTTAAGAATTAAATCGATATTTTCTCTTATCCTTGATAATGATGGGACCCACCTCTAAGAAAGATTGTGATTGAAGATCTAGGTTGTTTTAAATTCATGGGACGTCCACATAAACTAAGGATTATTGGTTAACATCATTTTCTCTCCTTAAAAATTGTACACTTTTAAAATCCTATATGGATAAGTAGTAAAGTCGTTTAATGTTTATAAAATGtcactttttcctttttcttttttaattatattttttgtcaGGTATAAAGTgacaactttaaaatttaaaatgttttGATGTTATAGGTAATCTTTTTTATCGGGTAAAGTTGGTTAGGTTATAGTAGTTCACTTTTATTAATGTCGTTTAATTTATTAATGATATGTTTAGCCTTTTGTACGTACTTTCCTGAAATCTGAACCATAATTTCATGATgtaatgaattttaaaaataaatattataaatatttttttataataaaatatgtaAATTAAATANNNNNNNNNNNNNNN contains the following coding sequences:
- the LOC107629356 gene encoding vignain, yielding MEMKKFLLASALSLTLLLGLSWQAESFDFSEKDLASEDSLWELYEKWRSHHTVTRSIDEKLKRFNVFKANVMHVHNTNKMDKPYKLKLNMFADLTNDEFRSSYAGSRIDHHRRFHGTLRGAKETFMYENVKDVPDSVDWRQKGAVTPVKNQAKCGSCWAFSTIAAVEGINQIKTGKLVSLSEQELVDCDNAINQGCNGGLMVYAFKYIKEKGGITTEENYPYKAVKGSCDTLKANDKAVSIDGHETVPANDEGALLKAVANQPVSVAIDAMGYDMQFYKEGVYNGTCTTHLNHGVTAVGYGVTNDGTKYWIVKNSWGDKWGEQGYFRIQRGVTQKEGQCGINMLASYPIKNSSANPTGSSSFPIDEL
- the LOC107634136 gene encoding BTB/POZ and TAZ domain-containing protein 1 isoform X3, which codes for MDTFMTTSRVLPEPDLYLYTSVSTPIPVHASILASASPVLENIIMSNKIIKISGVPYRAVIAFLRFLYSFRCREEEMEKYGMHLLALSHVYAVPELKKRSVKAVGEHVTEESVVDVLQLSRLCDAPDLYLKCVKLVDDRFKKVERSEGWRFLQNHDPALELDILCLLDDNDNRKKRLMMRKRQEKVYMQLSEAMECLEHICTEGCTNVGPYDVELRKGREPCTKFGETCQGMQALIQHFATCTKGNSGGCMRCKRMWQLFRLHSSICHHHDSCKVPLCSGLSLNNFDVY
- the LOC107629355 gene encoding peptide methionine sulfoxide reductase, encoding MASSTGQNPAHDPDTDKPENPDHEFAEFGAGCFWGVELAFQRVVGVVKTEVGYTQGHSHDPTYKQVCTGTTNHVEVVRVQFDPKLCTYNALLDLFWSRHDPTSLNRQGNDVGAQYRSGIYYYNETQARLAQESKEAKQSEFKGKIVTEILPAKRFYRAEEYHQQYLEKGGGRGLKQSAEKGCNDPIRCYG
- the LOC107634136 gene encoding BTB/POZ and TAZ domain-containing protein 1 isoform X1: MDTFMTTSRVLPEPDLYLYTSVSTPIPVHASILASASPVLENIIMSNKIIKISGVPYRAVIAFLRFLYSFRCREEEMEKYGMHLLALSHVYAVPELKKRSVKAVGEHVTEESVVDVLQLSRLCDAPDLYLKCVKLVDDRFKKVERSEGWRFLQNHDPALELDILCLLDDNDNRKKRLMMRKRQEKVYMQLSEAMECLEHICTEGCTNVGPYDVELRKGREPCTKFGETCQGMQALIQHFATCTKGNSGGCMRCKRMWQLFRLHSSICHHHDSCKVPLCRQIELKRQEEKRKDDGRWRLLVRKVASAKAMSSLSLSNTKCGFNKF
- the LOC107634136 gene encoding BTB/POZ and TAZ domain-containing protein 1 isoform X2 is translated as MDTFMTTSRVLPEPDLYLYTSVSTPIPVHASILASASPVLENIIMSNKIIKISGVPYRAVIAFLRFLYSFRCREEEMEKYGMHLLALSHVYAVPELKKRSVKAVGEHVTEESVVDVLQLSRLCDAPDLYLKCVKLVDDRFKKVERSEGWRFLQNHDPALELDILCLLDDNDNRKKRLMMRKRQEKVYMQLSEAMECLEHICTEGCTNVGPYDVELRKGREPCTKFGETCQGMQALIQHFATCTKGNSGGCMRCKRMWQLFRLHSSICHHHDSCKVPLCRGKKRRGKMMEDGDYL